One Solea senegalensis isolate Sse05_10M linkage group LG21, IFAPA_SoseM_1, whole genome shotgun sequence DNA segment encodes these proteins:
- the fam102ab gene encoding protein FAM102A produces the protein MSFLVKKKKFKFQVNFTLEELTAVPFVNGVLFCKIRLIDGGDFAILSSREEVQQNCVRWRKKFSFVCKMSANPITGVLDPCICRVSVRKELKGGKAFSKLGFADLNIAEFAGSGFMVRCCILEGYDTKNMRQDNSILKVMIAMTLLSGDPCFKTPPSTVKSVSTSDEDPNLQLDRKGESTDATSQPLGGVVEGSRVFKPRQSSVRSAGLPDERGSPDDVFQSGHFRSSSYASQHSKISGYSTGHSRCSSLTDLSHHRNASSSSSASCGPTHSAQLPPPSTPTDSPRQATPTRPERPPPPSAVALMSNRSSRRKKDTVERQPSCVDDTRIDADDIVEKIVQSQNFSDSSNNEDSNLRLFVSKDGTTALRGTLASRGTPGTFEPVVIETH, from the exons ATGTCTTTTttagtgaagaagaagaagtttaagTTTCAGGTGAACTTCACTCTGGAGGAGCTCACAGCTGTGCCGTTTGTCAACGGAGTGTTGTTCTGTAAGATCCGCCTCATCGATGGAGGAGACTTCGCAATCCTGTCATCCAG ggaGGAGGTGCAGCAGAACTGCGTCCGGTGGAGGAAGAAGTTCTCCTTTGTGTGCAAAATGAGCGCCAATCCGATCACGGGCGTGCTGGACCCGTGCATCTGCAGAGTCTCTGTCCGCAAG GAGCTTAAAGGAGGGAAGGCCTTTTCAAAG CTCGGCTTTGCCGATCTCAACATCGCCGAGTTTGCAGGATCAGGCTTTATGGTTCGCTGCTGCATCCTGGAGGGTTACGATACGAAAAACATGCGTCAGGACAACTCCATCCTCAAG GTGATGATCGCGATGACCCTTCTGTCGGGAGATCCCTGCTTTAAAAC GCCTCCCAGCACGGTCAAATCCGTCTCCACCAGCGACGAGGACCCCAACCTGCAGCTGGACCGCAAGGGCGAGAGCACCGATGCCACGTCACAGCCACTGGGGGGCGTTGTGGAGGGATCCCGCGTCTTCAAACCCCGACAATCATCAGTACGGAGCGCAG gtcTGCCTGATGAGCGAGGGAGTCCAGACGACGTCTTTCAATCCGGTCATTTCCGCAGCTCCAGCTACGCCAGCCAGCACAGCAAGATAtcag GCTACAGCACAGGTCACTCCCGCTGCTCCAGCCTGACCGACCTCAGCCACCACAGGAAcgcctcctccagcagcagcgcCTCCTGCGGACCCACCCACTCTGCCCAGCTGCCGCCGCCGTCCACCCCCACTGATTCCCCGAGGCAGGCGACGCCCACCCGACCGGAGAGACCGCCTCCCCCCTCTGCTGTCGCCCTCATGTCCAACAGATCGTCCAG GAGGAAGAAGGACACCGTGGAGAGACAGCCGAGCTGCGTGGACGACACTCGGATCGATGCCGACGACATCGTGGAGAAGATCGTCCAGAGCCAGAACTTCTCTGACAGCAGCAACAATGAAG ACAGCAACCTGAGACTGTTTGTCAGCAAAG
- the naif1 gene encoding nuclear apoptosis-inducing factor 1 → MASASKKRKMNFSEREVEIIVEEIEKQKHTLVNHFNAGVTHMAKNHAWMEILKKVNAVTTCPRELLEVKKKWSDMKTEVRRKVAQARAAIEGTSADCTPVPVILTAMQQRICNLLGEATIISLPPGDADAAEITLPVTVNTAALTEALPSDSGSVCVEAKSLNTEVTYTVEEEGVVGYCTSSVSNSAPTVVTTVETPVEVLVSASESLPPPRIQAKSQELKSRIALNSARLLQEQRVTNVHIRQIAQHLEGQNELLQMMRRSQEAQAFAQERQALALEGTQAALLALVQILRPALKDLRKFLQSGTEVAIASSSAAAGVTDGSGTEEQSRPKTPPAAPAPPPEPAEGTQ, encoded by the exons ATGGCATCTGCCtccaaaaagaggaaaatgaattTCTCTGAGCGGGAAGTGGAGATAATCGTGGAGGAGatagagaaacaaaaacacacactggtgaaCCACTTCAACGCCGGAGTCACACACATGGCCAAGAATCACGCGTGGATGGAGATCCTGAAGAAGGTGAACGCCGTCACCACCTGTCCCCGAGAGTTactggaggtgaagaagaagtgGTCCGACATGAAGACCGAGGTGCGCCGGAAAGTGGCCCAGGCGCGAGCTGCCATCGAGGGCACGTCCGCGGACTGTACCCCGGTGCCGGTCATCCTCACCGCGATGCAGCAGCGGATCTGCAACCTGCTGGGCGAAGCCACTATCATCAGTTTACCGCCAGGGGACGCTGATGCCGCGGAGATCACTTTACCTGTGACGGTGAACACCGCCGCGCTCACGGAGG CTCTTCCATCTGACTCGGGTTCAGTCTGTGTTGAAGCAAAGTCACTTAACA CTGAAGTGACCTACACTGTTGAAGAAGAAGGAGTAGTGGGTTACTGCACCAGCAGCGTCAGCAACTCTGCCCCCACAGTGGTGACGACCGTCGAGACACCAGTGGAAGTGTTGGTCTCCGCCTCGGAATCTCTACCGCCTCCCCGGATCCAGGCCAAGTCTCAGGAGCTGAAGAGCCGCATCGCCCTGAACTCGGCGCGCCTGCTGCAGGAGCAGAGAGTCACCAACGTCCACATCCGGCAGATCGCGCAGCACCTGGAGGGACAGAACGAGCTGCTGCAGATGATGCGGCGCTCCCAGGAGGCGCAGGCATTCGCGCAGGAGAGACAGGCCCTGGCGCTGGAAGGGACGCAGGCCGCCCTGCTGGCCCTGGTGCAGATCCTGCGGCCCGCTCTCAAAGACCTGCGGAAATTCCTACAGAGCGGGACTGAGGTCGCCATCGCCAGCAGCTCAGCGGCCGCAGGTGTCACTGACGGGTCAGGGACAGAGGAGCAGAGCCGGCCCAAAACACCACCAGCAGCACCTGCACCTCCTCCAGAACCAGCCGAGGGGACGCaatag